A DNA window from Comamonas fluminis contains the following coding sequences:
- a CDS encoding putative bifunctional diguanylate cyclase/phosphodiesterase, with protein MAQCPFSSLTESVSTAELVECQTRLTQALSAWDKGESLKPRSWLTSRERDALDAAPDGILLVGHDGCIVAANAAMLAISGYERSELEGQSLDILLTDDLRATHAHYLRSYFSGPSRRPMGLGGALWLQRKQGSRVPVDIALGHFGNERSGMAVAFVRDVTEINQMQQRLKFQASRDTLTGLNNRWHFTQELQEQLKIAQATGDSLAVLQLDLDNFKAINDGYGHAAGDQLLREVSRRLKSQLRSEGILARLGGDEFVVLLAGEHAERARFWADQILSAFAMPFKHDGLALDFGTSIGIALYPDNAQTGDDLMRFADMAMYSAKAQGRGHAVFFEARMGKEMAERVLLAERLRMALSYGGLQLHYQPQVDVKSARVVGVEALLRWHDPVLGNVSPARFIPVAEASGQIVALGNYVLDAACKQIDIWLKCGTPLRVAVNLSAYQLRQVNLVDQVRSCLQKHQVPPQWLELEVTESQAMINPDQGRQVLEDLAQLGVTIALDDFGTGHSSLAYLQYLPLQRVKLGREFLFPSPSRDRLMGGIVQMVHALDLEVVAEGVEQPDQLQLLRDVGCEFFQGWLHSQAMPAEQIQSWLAAA; from the coding sequence ATGGCCCAGTGCCCTTTTTCTTCCCTGACCGAATCTGTTTCCACTGCAGAACTGGTTGAATGCCAGACCCGGCTGACGCAGGCGCTTTCAGCCTGGGACAAGGGCGAAAGTCTGAAACCCCGTTCCTGGCTTACCTCGCGTGAGCGCGATGCGCTGGATGCTGCGCCAGACGGCATCTTGCTGGTGGGGCATGACGGCTGCATCGTGGCAGCGAATGCAGCCATGCTGGCCATTTCAGGGTACGAGCGCAGCGAGCTGGAAGGCCAGAGTCTGGACATCTTGCTGACCGACGATTTGCGCGCCACACATGCGCACTATCTGCGCAGCTACTTTTCCGGGCCATCGCGTCGCCCCATGGGCCTGGGTGGCGCGCTGTGGCTGCAGCGCAAGCAGGGCAGCCGCGTGCCGGTGGATATTGCGCTGGGGCACTTTGGCAATGAGCGCAGCGGCATGGCCGTAGCCTTTGTGCGCGATGTGACGGAAATCAATCAGATGCAGCAGCGCCTGAAATTTCAGGCCTCACGCGACACCCTGACTGGGCTGAATAACCGCTGGCATTTCACGCAGGAGCTGCAGGAGCAGCTCAAGATTGCGCAGGCCACGGGGGATTCGCTGGCCGTGCTGCAGCTTGATCTGGATAACTTCAAGGCCATCAATGACGGTTACGGTCATGCGGCGGGCGATCAACTGCTGCGGGAAGTGTCCAGACGCCTGAAATCACAACTGCGCAGCGAAGGCATTCTGGCGCGGCTGGGGGGCGATGAATTTGTGGTGCTGCTGGCGGGTGAGCATGCAGAGCGTGCACGCTTCTGGGCAGATCAGATACTTTCTGCGTTTGCCATGCCCTTCAAGCACGACGGGCTGGCGCTGGACTTCGGCACCAGCATCGGCATTGCGCTATATCCCGACAATGCACAGACAGGCGATGACCTCATGCGCTTTGCCGACATGGCCATGTACAGCGCCAAGGCGCAGGGTCGGGGGCACGCCGTGTTTTTTGAAGCACGCATGGGCAAGGAAATGGCTGAGCGCGTGCTGCTGGCAGAGCGGCTGCGCATGGCGCTGAGCTACGGCGGCCTGCAACTGCACTACCAGCCTCAGGTAGATGTGAAAAGTGCCAGAGTGGTGGGCGTAGAGGCCTTGCTGCGCTGGCATGACCCGGTGCTGGGCAATGTCAGCCCTGCGCGCTTTATTCCGGTGGCTGAAGCTTCGGGCCAGATTGTGGCGCTGGGCAACTATGTGCTGGATGCAGCGTGCAAGCAGATTGATATCTGGCTCAAGTGCGGCACGCCGCTGCGCGTGGCGGTCAATCTCTCGGCCTATCAGCTGCGGCAGGTGAATCTGGTCGATCAGGTCAGAAGCTGTTTGCAAAAACACCAGGTGCCACCGCAGTGGCTGGAGCTGGAAGTGACCGAATCGCAGGCCATGATTAACCCCGATCAGGGACGGCAAGTGCTGGAGGATCTGGCCCAGCTGGGCGTGACGATTGCGCTGGACGACTTTGGCACCGGGCACTCATCGCTGGCCTATCTGCAATACCTGCCGCTGCAGCGCGTCAAGCTGGGGCGCGAGTTTCTCTTTCCCTCACCCAGCCGTGACCGGCTGATGGGCGGCATTGTGCAAATGGTGCATGCGCTGGATCTGGAGGTCGTCGCCGAAGGTGTGGAGCAGCCAGATCAGCTGCAGCTGCTGCGCGATGTGGGCTGCGAGTTTTTTCAGGGCTGGCTGCACTCGCAGGCCATGCCTGCCGAGCAAATTCAGAGTTGGCTGGCTGCGGCGTAA
- a CDS encoding SCO family protein produces the protein MDKRAVLRILGAVTLAGTAPFVLTACKDESKPKFQGVDVTGADYAKDIPLKDVNGQQRSLKDFSGKVVAVFFGYTQCPDVCPTTLQEFVEVKQALGADGSKLQPVFISLDPERDTPQVLKAYLANFDESFVGLTGTPEELAAVAKDFKIFFKKVPGKTEGTYTLDHSAGTYLFDTQGRLRVYERYGAGPQLLAQDVKALLG, from the coding sequence ATGGATAAACGAGCTGTGCTGCGCATTCTGGGCGCAGTGACTCTGGCCGGTACGGCCCCCTTTGTATTGACTGCCTGCAAGGACGAAAGCAAGCCCAAGTTTCAGGGCGTGGATGTGACGGGGGCTGACTACGCCAAGGACATCCCGCTCAAGGATGTGAATGGCCAGCAGCGCAGCCTCAAGGACTTTTCCGGCAAAGTGGTTGCCGTGTTCTTTGGCTATACCCAGTGCCCTGATGTCTGCCCCACCACGCTGCAGGAGTTTGTGGAGGTCAAGCAGGCGCTGGGGGCGGATGGCAGCAAGCTGCAGCCTGTCTTCATCTCGCTGGACCCTGAGCGCGATACGCCGCAAGTGCTCAAAGCCTATCTGGCCAATTTCGACGAAAGCTTTGTGGGCCTGACCGGCACGCCTGAAGAGCTGGCTGCCGTGGCCAAGGACTTCAAGATCTTCTTCAAGAAAGTGCCGGGCAAGACCGAAGGTACTTACACGCTGGACCACTCCGCAGGCACCTATCTGTTTGATACACAAGGGCGTTTGCGCGTCTATGAACGCTATGGCGCTGGCCCGCAGCTGCTAGCGCAGGACGTGAAAGCACTGCTGGGCTGA
- the cyoE gene encoding heme o synthase, with product MNAQTASQTTAVQSSRWSQYYALTKPRVVQLIVFCAFIGMVLAVPGVPGWKDWSLMLMASAGIWLVAAAAAAFNCLVERGIDARMKRTAWRPTARGELSNRQALVFSALLCAAGSVILLLTVNALTMWLTLATFIGYAVIYTLILKPLTPQNIVIGGASGAMPPVLGWAAMTGHVGHEAWLLFLIIFVWTPPHFWALALYRVEDYRRSGLPMLPVTHGNAFTRLQVFLYTVVLFATCLLPFVVGMSGYFYLFAAVVLGLGFCGYGWALLRSYSDALARKTFRFSLIHLSLLFAALLVDHYLV from the coding sequence ATGAATGCGCAAACCGCTTCTCAAACCACGGCGGTTCAGTCATCGCGCTGGTCGCAGTACTACGCGCTGACCAAGCCCCGCGTGGTGCAGCTCATTGTGTTCTGTGCCTTCATCGGCATGGTGCTGGCCGTGCCAGGTGTTCCTGGCTGGAAGGACTGGTCGCTGATGCTGATGGCCAGCGCTGGCATCTGGCTGGTGGCAGCGGCTGCAGCGGCCTTCAACTGTCTGGTAGAGCGCGGTATTGATGCGCGCATGAAGCGCACAGCATGGCGGCCCACGGCACGGGGCGAATTGTCCAACCGGCAGGCGCTGGTGTTCTCGGCACTGCTTTGTGCGGCAGGCTCGGTCATCCTGCTGCTGACCGTGAATGCGCTGACGATGTGGCTGACGCTGGCCACCTTCATTGGCTATGCGGTGATCTACACCCTGATTCTCAAGCCGCTGACGCCACAGAACATCGTGATTGGCGGCGCATCGGGGGCTATGCCGCCGGTGCTGGGCTGGGCAGCCATGACGGGCCATGTCGGGCATGAGGCCTGGCTGCTGTTTCTCATCATCTTTGTCTGGACGCCGCCGCACTTCTGGGCGCTGGCCCTGTACCGGGTGGAGGATTACCGTCGCTCCGGCCTGCCCATGCTGCCCGTCACCCATGGCAATGCTTTCACGCGGCTGCAGGTGTTTCTCTACACCGTGGTGTTGTTTGCCACCTGCCTGCTGCCGTTTGTGGTGGGCATGAGCGGCTACTTCTACCTCTTTGCCGCAGTGGTTCTGGGGTTGGGCTTTTGCGGTTATGGTTGGGCACTGCTGCGCAGCTACTCGGATGCGCTGGCACGCAAAACCTTCCGTTTTTCTCTGATCCACCTGAGCCTGCTATTCGCTGCGCTGCTGGTGGACCACTACCTCGTCTGA
- a CDS encoding SURF1 family protein produces the protein MRSSRIPDLWRFVLITLAALVCVAITASLGFWQLGRAAQKQEIFDAIARQQALAPWHNAELAAQVPPVTESISAVLRQHLLHRPAQLQGQWLTDQTIYLDNRQMQGKVGFYVLTPLRLLAPNEGKVIVVQRGWVPRNFQDRMALPPVQTASGIVSIEGRLEAPPSKLMELESGGNSGADPDGQKSRIRQNADIAQWAQQSGLPLLGLSLVQTGPATEGEGLLRDWPQINAGVEKHYGYAFQWFGLSVLVVLLYVWFQLVRRFYLPHRAGKAAVQS, from the coding sequence GTGCGCTCTTCTCGAATTCCAGACCTCTGGCGGTTTGTACTGATCACTCTGGCAGCGCTGGTCTGTGTGGCCATCACCGCGTCGCTGGGCTTCTGGCAGTTGGGGCGTGCGGCGCAGAAGCAGGAAATTTTTGACGCCATTGCCCGCCAGCAGGCGCTGGCGCCCTGGCATAACGCCGAGCTTGCAGCGCAGGTGCCGCCGGTCACGGAAAGCATCAGCGCCGTGCTGCGGCAACATTTGCTGCACCGCCCCGCCCAGCTGCAAGGCCAGTGGCTGACCGATCAGACCATTTATCTGGACAACCGGCAGATGCAGGGCAAGGTGGGTTTTTATGTGCTCACACCACTGCGTTTGCTGGCGCCGAACGAGGGCAAAGTCATCGTCGTTCAGCGTGGCTGGGTGCCGCGCAATTTTCAGGACCGCATGGCGCTGCCGCCTGTACAGACGGCCAGCGGCATTGTCAGCATTGAAGGGCGGCTGGAAGCGCCTCCCTCCAAACTCATGGAGCTGGAATCAGGCGGTAATTCCGGGGCAGACCCTGATGGGCAAAAGTCGCGCATCCGACAGAATGCAGACATAGCCCAGTGGGCGCAGCAAAGCGGCTTGCCGCTGCTGGGGCTGAGCCTGGTGCAGACCGGGCCAGCCACAGAAGGTGAAGGCCTGCTGCGCGACTGGCCGCAGATTAATGCCGGTGTGGAAAAGCACTATGGCTATGCGTTTCAGTGGTTCGGACTCAGTGTATTGGTGGTGCTGCTCTATGTCTGGTTTCAACTCGTCCGACGCTTTTACCTCCCGCACCGCGCTGGCAAAGCAGCCGTCCAGTCATGA
- a CDS encoding twin transmembrane helix small protein produces the protein MKFVIILAFLAILASLGSALFFMMRKPDGADDDGQRSKKMFRALAVRVALSVVLFICVLLAAKMGYIQPTGWQPGQ, from the coding sequence ATGAAATTCGTGATCATTCTCGCCTTTCTGGCGATTCTTGCGAGCCTGGGCAGCGCCCTGTTCTTCATGATGCGCAAGCCCGATGGCGCGGATGACGACGGTCAGCGCAGCAAAAAAATGTTCCGCGCTTTAGCCGTGCGCGTGGCGCTGTCGGTGGTGCTGTTCATCTGTGTTCTGCTGGCTGCCAAGATGGGTTATATCCAGCCCACAGGCTGGCAGCCGGGTCAGTAG
- a CDS encoding cytochrome c oxidase subunit 3 codes for MSATPQGATPYYYVPAESSHPVMAAIGLFFMILGAGTWINGHEWGMYSLFFGMVWWLSILFVWFRDAARESEAGLNSRKIDLSYRWSMSWFIFSEVMLFGAFFTALWWARAHSVPALGSLANEVLWPNFQAVWPSVSPGATASPAGIVEPFKTVGPFWLPTINTALLLTSGVTLTIAHHALQANNRARCISFMWMTVALGVIFLFVQGYEYHHLYTEYNLKLNSGVFGSTFYMLTGFHGFHVLVGMLMLFFITIRLMKGDFTDKHHFGFEGAAWYWHFVDVVWVFLYILVYWM; via the coding sequence ATGAGTGCAACCCCTCAGGGCGCAACCCCTTACTACTATGTGCCAGCCGAATCCAGCCATCCTGTTATGGCGGCCATCGGACTGTTCTTCATGATTCTCGGTGCGGGCACCTGGATCAACGGCCATGAATGGGGCATGTATTCCCTGTTCTTTGGCATGGTCTGGTGGCTGTCGATTCTGTTCGTCTGGTTCCGCGATGCGGCACGGGAAAGCGAGGCCGGGCTCAACAGCCGCAAGATTGACCTGTCCTACCGCTGGAGCATGAGCTGGTTCATCTTCTCGGAAGTCATGCTCTTCGGCGCATTCTTCACCGCATTGTGGTGGGCGCGCGCGCACTCGGTTCCCGCGCTGGGCAGTCTGGCCAACGAGGTGCTGTGGCCCAACTTTCAGGCAGTGTGGCCCAGTGTCAGCCCCGGTGCAACAGCATCACCCGCAGGCATTGTGGAGCCGTTCAAGACCGTGGGTCCCTTCTGGCTGCCCACTATCAACACGGCGCTGCTGCTGACATCGGGCGTCACGCTGACCATCGCCCACCACGCGCTGCAGGCCAACAACCGTGCACGCTGCATCAGCTTCATGTGGATGACGGTGGCTCTGGGCGTCATCTTCCTGTTTGTGCAGGGCTATGAGTACCACCACCTCTACACCGAATACAACCTCAAGCTGAATTCGGGCGTGTTTGGCTCCACCTTCTACATGCTGACCGGCTTTCACGGCTTTCACGTTCTGGTGGGCATGCTGATGCTGTTCTTCATCACCATTCGTCTGATGAAGGGCGACTTCACCGACAAGCACCATTTCGGCTTTGAGGGCGCTGCCTGGTACTGGCACTTTGTGGACGTGGTCTGGGTCTTCCTCTACATCCTGGTGTACTGGATGTAA
- a CDS encoding DUF2970 domain-containing protein, translating into MTPVEKKPTLWRTIVAVCWAMLGVRKGKEYEQDFARITPLHVIGVGLVAIFALVLALIWVVNLVV; encoded by the coding sequence ATGACGCCGGTGGAAAAAAAGCCCACGCTGTGGCGAACCATCGTGGCCGTTTGCTGGGCCATGCTGGGCGTGAGAAAGGGCAAGGAGTACGAGCAGGACTTTGCCCGCATCACTCCTCTGCATGTGATTGGTGTGGGGCTGGTGGCAATTTTTGCCTTGGTATTAGCATTGATATGGGTCGTCAATCTTGTCGTATAG
- a CDS encoding cytochrome c oxidase assembly protein translates to MSIARENVKMVGKLTAVALGMFAFGYLLVPLYQQICEATGINILSLSERQVPGGGTAGKSAKLPANSQVDTSRTITVEFDSNVRSLWDFKPAVRSMQVHPGEMATVMYEFQNVQNRRMAAQAIPSYAPRQATAFFNKLECFCFSQYTLEPGEKREWPVVFYIDPRISKDVKTITLSYTFFEVDGKAKGASATAAAPVVKLGEAS, encoded by the coding sequence GTGAGCATCGCCCGCGAGAACGTCAAGATGGTCGGCAAGCTGACGGCAGTGGCGCTGGGTATGTTTGCGTTCGGCTATCTGCTGGTGCCGCTGTACCAGCAGATTTGCGAGGCCACGGGCATCAACATCCTGTCCTTGTCTGAACGCCAAGTGCCCGGTGGCGGCACAGCGGGCAAGAGTGCAAAGCTGCCGGCCAATTCGCAGGTGGATACCAGCCGCACCATCACGGTGGAGTTTGATTCCAATGTGCGCAGCCTGTGGGATTTCAAACCTGCAGTGCGCTCCATGCAGGTGCACCCCGGTGAGATGGCGACAGTGATGTACGAATTTCAGAACGTGCAGAACAGGCGCATGGCGGCTCAGGCCATTCCCAGTTATGCGCCGCGCCAGGCCACGGCGTTTTTCAACAAGCTTGAATGCTTCTGCTTTTCGCAATACACGCTGGAGCCCGGTGAAAAACGCGAGTGGCCGGTGGTTTTCTATATCGACCCGCGCATCTCCAAAGACGTCAAGACCATCACGCTTTCCTACACATTTTTTGAAGTGGATGGAAAGGCCAAGGGCGCATCCGCAACCGCGGCAGCCCCTGTGGTGAAGCTGGGTGAGGCCTCATGA
- a CDS encoding cytochrome oxidase small assembly protein, producing MTTQEQRKANVRLGLILASTALVFLVGFVLKMAWLH from the coding sequence ATGACAACGCAAGAGCAACGCAAAGCCAATGTGCGACTGGGGCTGATTCTGGCCTCTACCGCACTGGTGTTTCTGGTGGGATTTGTGCTGAAGATGGCCTGGCTGCACTGA
- the ctaD gene encoding cytochrome c oxidase subunit I — protein sequence MSAVLPPVHTPEDHSHDHGHDDHHHHATPTGWRRWLFATNHKDIGTMYLLFSFTMLMVGGILAMLIRAELFQPGLQIVNPELFNQLTTMHGLIMVFGAIMPAFVGFANWMLPLQIGASDMAFARMNNFSFWLLIPAGIMLVGSFFMPGGAPAAGWTLYAPLTLQMGPSMDTSIFAMHVMGASSIMGAINIIVTILNMRAPGMTLMKMPMFAWTWLITAYLLIAVMPVLAGAITMTLTDRHFGTSFFNPAGGGDPVMYQHIFWFFGHPEVYIMILPAFGIVSQIVPAFSRKKLFGYTSMVYAVAAIAILSFIVWAHHMFTTGMPVTGQLFFMYATMLISVPTAVKVFNWTATMWRGSMTFETPMLFAVGFIFVFTMGGFTGLILSMAPIDIQLQDTYYVVAHFHYVLVAGSLFSMFAGYYYWAPKWTGVMYSETRGRIHFWGSLIFFNVTFFPMHFLGLAGMPRRYADYPMQFADFNMVASIGGFGFGLMQVYFFLFVVWPAMRGRGEKAPQKPWEAAEGLEWEVPSPAPFHTFENPPKLDETATRVIG from the coding sequence ATGAGCGCCGTACTTCCTCCCGTCCACACGCCTGAGGACCACAGTCACGATCACGGGCACGACGACCACCATCACCACGCCACCCCCACGGGCTGGCGGCGCTGGCTGTTTGCCACCAACCACAAGGACATCGGCACGATGTACCTGCTGTTTTCGTTCACCATGCTGATGGTGGGCGGGATTCTGGCCATGCTGATTCGTGCCGAGCTGTTTCAGCCCGGGCTGCAGATCGTCAACCCCGAGTTGTTCAATCAGCTCACCACCATGCACGGCCTGATCATGGTGTTCGGCGCCATCATGCCGGCCTTTGTAGGCTTCGCGAACTGGATGCTGCCGCTGCAGATCGGTGCCTCGGACATGGCGTTTGCGCGCATGAACAACTTCAGCTTCTGGCTCCTGATTCCTGCGGGCATCATGCTGGTGGGCTCGTTCTTCATGCCCGGCGGCGCCCCCGCTGCCGGCTGGACGCTGTATGCGCCGCTGACGCTGCAGATGGGCCCCTCCATGGACACCAGCATCTTTGCCATGCACGTCATGGGCGCCAGCTCCATCATGGGTGCGATCAACATCATCGTGACCATCTTGAACATGCGCGCGCCCGGCATGACGCTGATGAAGATGCCCATGTTCGCTTGGACCTGGCTCATCACCGCTTACCTGCTGATTGCCGTGATGCCCGTGCTGGCAGGTGCCATCACCATGACGCTGACAGACCGCCACTTCGGCACCAGCTTCTTTAACCCCGCAGGCGGCGGTGACCCGGTGATGTACCAGCACATCTTCTGGTTCTTCGGTCACCCCGAGGTGTACATCATGATCTTGCCGGCCTTCGGCATCGTCAGCCAGATCGTGCCTGCCTTCAGCCGCAAGAAGCTGTTTGGCTACACCTCCATGGTCTATGCCGTGGCGGCCATTGCCATCCTGTCTTTCATCGTGTGGGCGCACCACATGTTCACCACCGGCATGCCGGTCACGGGTCAGCTGTTCTTCATGTACGCGACCATGCTGATCTCGGTGCCAACGGCGGTGAAGGTGTTCAACTGGACAGCCACCATGTGGCGCGGCTCCATGACGTTTGAAACCCCCATGCTGTTTGCTGTGGGCTTCATCTTCGTGTTCACCATGGGTGGCTTTACGGGCCTGATTCTGTCCATGGCGCCCATCGACATTCAGCTGCAGGACACCTATTACGTGGTGGCGCACTTCCACTATGTGCTGGTGGCTGGCTCGCTGTTTTCCATGTTTGCCGGTTACTACTACTGGGCACCCAAGTGGACCGGCGTGATGTATTCGGAAACCCGTGGCCGTATCCACTTCTGGGGTTCGCTGATCTTCTTCAACGTCACCTTCTTCCCCATGCACTTCCTGGGTCTGGCAGGCATGCCACGCCGTTATGCCGACTACCCCATGCAGTTCGCCGACTTCAACATGGTGGCGTCCATCGGCGGCTTTGGCTTTGGTCTGATGCAGGTGTACTTCTTCCTCTTTGTCGTGTGGCCCGCCATGCGTGGCCGTGGTGAGAAAGCACCGCAAAAGCCCTGGGAAGCCGCAGAAGGTCTGGAGTGGGAAGTGCCATCGCCCGCGCCATTCCACACCTTTGAAAATCCGCCCAAGCTGGATGAAACCGCTACCCGCGTGATTGGCTGA
- the coxB gene encoding cytochrome c oxidase subunit II produces MKNISTKLVPWSLALTAWGSSLAHAAKDLPGGPAVNQLNLHPPVTRIAVEQHWLHWMMLIICTVIFIGVFGVMFYSIWKHRKSKGAQAANFHESVKVEIAWTIIPFIIVILIALPATKVLVAQKDTTNADLTIKATGYQWKWGYDYLTGEGAGLSYISTLDTAQRQMSNSGDVSQAPVDYLFKVDNPLVVPVGKKVRVITTANDVIHSFMVPAFGIKQDAIPGFVRDTWFKAEKTGDYYGQCAELCGKEHAYMPIHVKVLSTQDYTAWVEAEQKKLAAKADDPSKVWVLADLLARGEKVYASNCAACHQANGKGAGPIKPLDGSAVVLGPTADMMHAVLEGRANGAMPSWKQLSDTDLAAVVTFAKNHWSNKTGQLVQPAQFVAARGGKFPEGGGSAAPAAAPEAPPAAAPEAAPAPQAIAPKAGPYQVFFDTGKSALDDAAQAEVKKAAEYWKAHKDEKIALSGFVDATGSADKNAELAKERAQAVAKLLMESGIAADRIEMRKPQTLTAGSDGADKQARRVDIVAAQ; encoded by the coding sequence ATGAAAAACATTTCCACCAAGCTAGTTCCCTGGAGTTTGGCCCTGACTGCATGGGGCAGTTCCCTGGCGCATGCCGCAAAGGATCTGCCGGGAGGCCCTGCCGTCAACCAGCTCAATCTGCACCCGCCAGTCACCCGCATTGCGGTGGAGCAGCACTGGCTGCACTGGATGATGCTCATCATCTGCACGGTGATCTTCATCGGCGTTTTCGGGGTGATGTTCTATTCGATCTGGAAGCACCGCAAATCCAAGGGCGCTCAGGCTGCGAACTTTCATGAATCGGTCAAGGTGGAAATTGCCTGGACCATCATTCCTTTCATCATCGTGATCCTGATCGCACTGCCAGCCACCAAGGTGCTGGTGGCGCAAAAGGACACCACGAATGCAGACCTCACCATCAAGGCCACGGGCTATCAGTGGAAATGGGGTTATGACTATCTGACTGGTGAAGGCGCAGGCCTGAGCTATATCTCCACACTGGATACCGCGCAGCGCCAGATGTCCAACTCCGGCGATGTGAGCCAGGCGCCTGTGGACTATCTGTTCAAGGTAGATAACCCGCTGGTAGTGCCCGTTGGCAAAAAGGTGCGTGTGATTACCACCGCGAACGACGTGATTCACTCCTTTATGGTGCCTGCCTTTGGTATCAAGCAGGATGCGATTCCCGGTTTTGTGCGCGACACCTGGTTCAAGGCAGAAAAAACGGGCGACTACTACGGCCAGTGCGCCGAGCTGTGCGGCAAAGAGCACGCCTATATGCCTATTCATGTGAAGGTTCTCTCCACACAGGATTACACCGCCTGGGTAGAAGCTGAGCAAAAGAAGCTGGCCGCCAAGGCCGATGACCCCAGCAAGGTCTGGGTGCTGGCTGATTTGCTGGCGCGTGGTGAGAAAGTCTATGCCTCCAACTGCGCCGCCTGCCACCAGGCTAATGGCAAGGGCGCTGGGCCCATCAAGCCGCTCGATGGCAGCGCTGTGGTGCTGGGCCCCACGGCAGACATGATGCATGCCGTGCTGGAAGGTCGCGCCAACGGAGCGATGCCTTCCTGGAAGCAGCTGAGCGACACCGATCTGGCTGCTGTGGTGACCTTTGCCAAGAACCACTGGAGCAACAAGACAGGTCAGCTGGTGCAGCCTGCCCAATTTGTGGCGGCACGCGGTGGCAAATTCCCCGAAGGTGGTGGCAGCGCTGCACCTGCTGCGGCACCAGAAGCGCCTCCTGCTGCAGCGCCAGAAGCGGCGCCCGCTCCACAGGCCATCGCTCCTAAGGCTGGGCCTTACCAAGTGTTCTTTGACACAGGCAAGAGCGCACTGGATGACGCGGCGCAGGCTGAGGTGAAGAAGGCCGCCGAATACTGGAAGGCGCATAAGGACGAAAAAATTGCCCTGTCCGGCTTTGTGGATGCCACTGGCAGCGCGGACAAAAACGCAGAGCTGGCCAAGGAGCGTGCACAGGCTGTGGCCAAGCTGCTGATGGAAAGTGGCATTGCGGCAGACCGCATCGAAATGCGCAAACCGCAAACCCTGACCGCTGGCAGTGATGGCGCAGACAAGCAGGCGCGCCGTGTTGACATCGTGGCGGCGCAATAA
- a CDS encoding biotin synthase — MSHALPPTIDSVAANHWHNCAPAESPWLHEEVANRMQQRLDWIVKAPEQWCHWEPVRGGMQAHQLLRERYPQADCTIYEPVAQRQALAQEKLVSRWWQLARWKGAGMEVAEPAAGTMDMLWANMLLHTAGDPQTLIESWHKALKVDGYVMFSALGPDTVMQLHRLYAELGWGPAGHSFTDMHDWGDMLVHSGFAEPVMDMERITLTFATPERLLQELRELGRNLHPARFAGLRGRAWKQQLVQKMAEKWSDKQADGQLSLTFEIVYGHAYKPQPKLRLESSSSVSLQDMKAMLKQPRNAGLR, encoded by the coding sequence ATGTCCCACGCTCTGCCTCCCACTATTGATTCCGTAGCTGCAAACCATTGGCATAACTGCGCTCCAGCGGAATCGCCTTGGTTGCACGAAGAGGTGGCCAATCGCATGCAGCAGCGCCTGGACTGGATCGTCAAAGCGCCAGAGCAATGGTGCCACTGGGAGCCTGTGCGCGGTGGCATGCAGGCACATCAGCTGCTGCGCGAGCGTTACCCACAGGCGGATTGCACGATTTACGAACCCGTGGCGCAGCGCCAGGCGCTGGCACAGGAAAAGCTGGTCAGCCGCTGGTGGCAGCTTGCGCGCTGGAAGGGCGCTGGCATGGAAGTGGCGGAGCCCGCCGCGGGCACCATGGACATGCTCTGGGCCAATATGCTGCTGCATACAGCGGGTGACCCGCAGACCCTGATCGAGAGCTGGCACAAGGCGCTCAAGGTGGATGGCTATGTGATGTTCTCGGCCCTGGGCCCAGACACGGTGATGCAGCTGCACCGCCTGTATGCGGAGCTGGGCTGGGGGCCTGCGGGCCACAGCTTTACGGATATGCATGACTGGGGCGACATGCTGGTGCATTCCGGCTTTGCCGAGCCGGTGATGGATATGGAGCGCATCACGCTGACCTTTGCCACGCCCGAGCGCCTGCTGCAAGAGCTGCGCGAGCTGGGGCGCAACTTGCACCCCGCCCGTTTTGCCGGGTTGCGCGGCCGCGCATGGAAGCAGCAACTGGTGCAGAAAATGGCCGAAAAATGGTCTGACAAGCAGGCCGATGGTCAGTTGTCTCTGACCTTTGAAATTGTCTATGGTCACGCCTACAAGCCGCAGCCCAAGCTGCGTCTGGAGTCCAGCAGCTCAGTCTCTCTGCAAGACATGAAAGCCATGCTCAAGCAACCGCGCAACGCCGGTTTGCGCTAG